GCACATGGTCCCATCAATCTCAATATTTTAACAAACCTCATCACTTCGATCGGTATCGCAATCGGGGGACAGCGCAATGGAGAAGCAAAGCATGCGCAAGATTTCGGGGAGTTGAAAAAACCGATCCTTTCCCACGGTGTGATCAACGGCTTGATCGCTACAAGTGCATACGGAATCGGACTATGGATTCGCACCGATCCGATGTTTGCAAGTACGTTCGCCTTCGCAACATTGATTCTGTCACAACTGATTCATGCGTTGAAGTGGGGAAGAAAAGAACATGTGGATAAACTTGCCGAATTGACGGAGGAAACCGTTATGGTGGTGAGTGTCATAACTGCATTGGGAATATTAATCGTTAGTGCACATACGCCAGCAGTCGCGCAAATGTTCCGTTTAACGCCGTTAGCCTTGCATGAATGGCTGGCAGCTGCAGCGATTGCCGGGGTAACAGGCCCAATTGCGGCAAAAATTGAGCAACCGATTTGGCGTGGCATGAAACGATTGAACCCAATTAAGGATCGATTCAAAATTCGTTCGATCAATCAACCGGAAGTGGCATGAGAATTTTTTTATAAGAGAACGGCGAGAATTACTTTTGAGTAAATTCTCGCCGTTCTCTTTTGTGGACTAAGGCTTGGGAAGATATTTTTCGATCGTTTTGTCATCCAGCACGGCAAATGTTTGGGATATGTCAGGCAAGGTTTCCCCAGGAACTTCAGCAGCCGTATCCATCCTCTGCGAATACTCATTGGATGGATTGTCGGAGCTTTGCAGTCCATCATATGCATACTCTTCATACGAATGCATACCACTTGTCGTACCGGCAGCAGAGAATTGCTCACTTTGCAACTGGGAATCTTTTTTCATACTTTTGATTGTATGATTCATTTGGTCTTTTACTTCCAGCGCGGCAACCGTACCTTTCACAGCCAGACTTCGCAATGCCCGTTTTGCTTTTGGTGAGCTTAAAAGTATCCCTGCCATGGAGGCAATGAATTGAAGCATGGGATTTCTCCTTTCCTGCACCATTTTCTATGTTGACGATTTCTGAGACACCTTTCAGCGTTTCCCACATTTTCTACTGTAACCAAAATACAAAATTTTCATTACGGAAATGAGTGCACAATACATAATTCCAATCGCGATAGCTCAAACTTTTAAATGTATTTTTTGAAAAAGGAGAATTCTGGATGCAGCAAAAAGAAGCAAGATTGATCCGGGCAATTCCAGGTCGAGTGCGCTTCATCGTATGTCATTTAAAGGGAAACCGCGTACTTGCGGCGCACATGACAAAACACTTACAACGGGTGGAGGGAATTCAGCATGTGGAATGTTCTGTTATCACCGGAACCCTTCTCGTACGATATGATGTTCGATTGCTGTCCATCCAAGACATGGAGCGGGAAGTTCAGGCGGTCCATCGTCATAATAAAATTCCATCTGACATGACAGTCGGATGGAGGGAAACGGCAGCATTTTCTGAACTATCACCCATACGGAAAGACATGTTAGCTGCCGGTCTCATGCATCAGGGAAAGACTTTTGCCGATCACTCTCTCCGTACGAATCCAAAAGTCCCTTTGCCTTTGATGATTTCTGTCGCAGGCTTGGGATTTTTGACAATCAAGCAAATGATGGTGGGGCGTACCGCATTAGCTTCCAGTCCGGCGTTATTTTACCTATCCGGAATTCTCTCAATCGTCAGTGGTTATTCCTTTGTCAACAGGGGGGTGAAGCGATTCCTGAGAGATCGCCAAATTCCTATGGATGTTCTCCTTGGGACCGGTGTATTGGTGTTTGGTTTGCTGCGTGAAAATCTGGTTGTATTGGCAGGATTGAGTTTGCTGCAGTATGTCAATTGGAAACAGCAGCAGCTTGCATGCTACCCGGCACAGCAGCCAATCGTTCCAAAGGATATTCGAGAGTATATTGAAAAAACCAGCAAACGGGGATTTTTATTTGCCGCAATGACTTTGGGCATGACGGGGAATCCTTTATTTGGTCTAGGGATTTTATTGGCTGCGAATCCGCGCCCCGTATTGGTGGCAACAGACTATGCCTGGAAACAGGCAGAGGTCGTCTCCATGCAAAGGGGATATATGATACCGAAAGATGGTTCCTTGGAACAGTTGTCACGCACCAAAACGATTGTATTTGAAGATACGGCACTTATGTTTGAGCCGCAAAAAACGCAAGTGCAATGTATGTCGTATGGAGATGAACAGGAAGTTTGGTCGTTGGCTGCAGCCGTATTGGAAAAAACGGGACATTTTTGGCGGGATGCAGTCATGAAAAAAGCGCTGGAAAGCGGGAAAACCATTCGTACAGCTTTTGCAGTGAAGCAGACACAAGAAGGTGTGACGGTACAGATCAGCGGCATGACCGTATACTGTGGAACGATCAAGTTTATGAAACAGCACCAAGTGAATATCCAGGCATACCAATTGGAAACGAAACGATTGCAAAAATTAGGGTATGAAGTGATACTGCTGGGGAAACAGGTTGCTGATGAACGCACCTGTATAGGAATCCTGATCGCTCCAACCAATAGTTTTACAAAGGAATTTCAGCAGCTTAGAGAGCTGGCGCAGCAACAAAATTGGAACATTGGCGTGATCGAAAACCAGATGAATATCGATACCGGCATTTTAATCCGCAACAACATTGTGACTTCATGGCTGACAAATGATATCGATCAGTTGGAACAACGGTTGCAGTCGGAAAACAATCTTGGCAATGAAATTGTATTGGTGAAAAAACAGCTGGGAACAAGAGAGCACAGTTCACCATATGTTCGTTGTGTGCCAAGTATTGATATTACACAGGTCAATGACCTGTATCATGCAGTTGTGTACGCAAACCGCATGAAGCAGGTCGTGTATGAACATTTGGCAATCACAAAAGTGTGGAATGTAGTTGGAAGTGTTTTGGCGGTGCCGCTAACCATGTATGGTGCGCCGATTGCCAATATTATGTCAGACTCGATTTCCTTGATATTTTTGTCAAGGGCAAAACGAATCAGTGAAACAGCAACAGCATAGCATAAGGAGTTTTTTCTCATGATACAACGTAGTGTGGAACGATTGATCGTAGGTGCCGCTTTAGCCGTAACCGGCAGTATTCTGCTGCCTGTAATCAAAGAGGTAATCAAGCCTGTAAGCGGTATGGGAGGCAAAAGTTTTTCCGATTTGCGGGAACGCGGCCAGTATATGATGCAGATTGCGCGGGAAGAAGTGGAAGATATCGTAGCGGAAGCGCAATTTGAACGTATGAGGAAGAAGATCGACCGGGAAATCGGCGGGATGCAATGACCGATGGAAGGAGGTTCTAATGAAACAGAATAGAGATGGCGGCAAACGGTGTCTGCACCAATTGCCCGGGCGGATCCGAATATTTGTAAAAGGAGTGCAAGGACACGATCAAACCGCTGCAGAGTTGGACACATACTGCAGCCGCATATCCGGAGTGATCGGTGCTTCCGCAAGCAGCCGGACAGGAAGAGTGCTGCTGTATTTTGATGAACATGTGATTCCAGGCGAAATTCTGATACAGAAAATCCTTGAATTTGAGCATGTCCTTGAATTTGAACAAAGACGGATCGAAGAAGCTGCGGAAACATGTGTTGCCGCTTGTGCCGAGCGGCTGGCAACAGATGGTGCGCTGGCACAAAAGCCTGCATGGTACGCGATGAGCGCAGAGGAAATCCTGGAGCGCTTGCAAAGTCACTCACGGAGCGGTCTTTCCACCCGGGAAGTGGAATCGAGATATCAGTTTTTTGGGAAAAACGAAATTCCCGAACCTGTTTCACCGCCCTGGTATCAGACGTTTCTCAAACAATTTTTCAATTTTACCACCTTTACCATGGTCAGCATTGCAGCACTTCCCATATTTTTTGGACGTTTTCGCGATACGGCCGGTGTGCTTATGCTCCTTGGAATCAATGCGGTTATAAGTACATATCAGCAGCAAAAAGCACAGAAAGACGTTCGATCGTTGAAGCAATTAAGCATTCATCAGGCAAAAGCGGTCAGGGACCGCAAGGAAACAGTGATTCCGGCAAACCAACTGGTTCCAGGGGACATTATCATCCTCGAAGCGGGAGATCGGGTGCCGGCGGATGCCATTCTTCTGGAATGTTGGAATGTAGAAGCAGATGAATCCTCACTGACTGGAGAATCTGTTCCTGTAGCCAAAGCAGAGTCGATCTGCTGTGAAACGGATACGCCTTTAGCGGAACGAAAAAATATGGTATTTATGGGGACGATCCTGACAAGGGGTCGGGCACATGGGATTGTCGTGGCAACGGGAGCGGATACGGAGATCGGCAAGTTGATCATAGGTTTGCAGCAAGTGAAAAATCGCCCTACACCGCTGCAGAAAAAATTGACGGTTGTTGCCAAGACGATCGTAATCACTGCATTGGCAATTGCCGGAGTTGTCGTCGGATTGCGCTTTATGCAAGGCTATCCGATCGCCGAAACGCTATTGACAGGAGTATCTGTAGCGACAACGGCGATTTCCGAAGGATTGCCAATCATGATTACCGTATGCTTAGTTGCCGGGATGCGCCGCATGGTTCGGCATAAAGCTCTGGTGAAAGAAATGTCGGCACTTGAGACATTAGCGAAAGTAGATGTGATTTGCACAGACAAGACAGGTACGTTAACGAAGAATGAGATGACTGTCAAAACGATTGTCCAAAATCAGCACAAATGGCATGTCACAGGTGACGGCTATCAGTTATCCGGCAGCATCGTCGACGAGAATCAGCGGCAAGTTCGCGTGCACCCATCCCATCCGCTTTATTGGATAAGTACATTGGCGGCACTTTGCAATGATGCAGAGTTGGGTGAATCCAGGGCTTCGGGGGCTTCCGGGGGTTCTGTTCAGAAAGCTGTATCGATTCAGGGAGATCCTACAGAGGCAGCTTTGCTGATTGCCGCCGGGAAAGCGGGTGTCGATGCGAAGCAGTGCCGGTCGCATTTTCGGCGTGTGCGGGAAATTCCTTTTGATTCGGATCGTCGGCGCATGACAGTCGTCTGCCGCAATCGCAATGGCGAGTACATCGTTTGTACAAAGGGATCTGTCGATGTTGTGTTGGGCAGTTGTGATTTTATGCAGCAGGATAAAGAAATCGAACAATTGGATGAAAAAAGCCGCGCCGGGATCCTTAAGCAAGAATATGACCTTGGGAAACAAGCCATGCGTGTGTTAGGCATCGCTTTTAAATCTTTGGATAGAGATCCGCACACTCTGTCACCGGAAGAACTGGAAAGCGGACTTACCTGGGCGGGGATGTTTGCCATGAAAGATCCGCCGCGTGAGCATGTGAGCGAAAGCATTGCGGTCTGTCTGAAAGCGGGACTCCATGTTGTCATGATTACAGGCGATCATCCGGTAACGGCAGAAGCCATCGGGAGAGAACTTGGCCTCATTCAAGGTGACAGTCAAGTTCTGACCGGTCGGGAACTGGAGTCATTGTCGGATGAGGAACTTCTGGGAGCAATCCAAGGCGTGCGCATTTTCAGCCGGGTAGCGCCGACGGACAAACAGCGGATTGTAGCTGCATATCAACAACTGGGCAAACATGTTGCGATGATCGGTGACGGCGTCAATGATGTGCCTGCATTAAAACAAGCGGATGTGGGCATCGCTCTCGGGACGGGAACGGATGCGGCCAAGGAAGCATCCTCCATGGTGCTGACGAATAATGATTTTTCTGCCGTTGTCAAAGCCATTCGTCAGGGGCGCAGCGTGCTTGGGAACATTCGCAGCACCATCGGGTATGTGTTTCTCGGGAATCTGTCCGAAGTATTCTATGCGGCGATGGTGGTTGTAGCCGGGCTTCCACTTGCGCTGATGCCGATGCAAATGATGTTCATGAATATGTTGACAGATTCCTTGCCGACCCTTTTGCTGACAATCGGCCATCCGAGCGTGAAGCACGATTGCTCTGTTGCGACTCCATTGTCAAACGTAAAAGACATTTTTGATCGTTCCTTTTTATCGAGAGTGACGGCAAGTGGTCTTATCGTCGGCGGTTTAACGACAATCACGTTTTTGGCAATGAATGGCGTGACAGGCAATTTGCCGTTAGCGAGTACGATGGCTTTGGCTGTGTTGTGTATCGGGAAGCTCTTGCAGGTTTCCTATTGGCGGCGAGCCAGTGTCGGCACAGATGACGCCAAACTCGATTCGTTGATGAAATTCACGCTGGCTCTTGGCATCACAGGGCTTTTGGCAGCTATATACGTACCATCCTTGCGGTTTGTATTCCATAGTGTGCCGCTTGGTTTTACACATTGGGGAATTGTGATCGGCGCAGTTCTGCTTGGCACCAAATTAACAAGGCCATTCGCTTCTTATATAGAAAGAAAATGGCCGCAAACACAGTCTTCCATAAATGAATGTTCGACGATCCCTTCGTCAGATGTCGCTGTGGCATAAGTGTGAAACGGAGCAGCGAACGATACGGAAAAATGTTTGACGGAAGAAAAGTAAAATCGTGCATCCATTTACATGAAATTTGTTTACATGCAAACACTATCTAGTACGCAATCAATCGTAGTTAGGGCTTTGAATTTCGGAACTACAACTTTTCAATTAGGGGTCGAAGTGAATGGTTAACAACAAGACACATCGCTGGACGAGACAACTGCCGGGGAGACTGCGTGTATATATCAAAGGATTACGGCACAATTCACAAAATGCGCAGATCATTGCAGATTCCTTGCAGTCAGTCCCTGGCATTTTACAAGTGCGTCCATGTATTGTAACAGGCCGCGTCCTGATCCAGTACGACCATCAACAACTCGATCAAGTCAGTCTTTTGCAGGAAACCACACGTTTGGAGCAGCAATTCTCGGCAGACAAGCGGGAAGCGAATACCATAAGAGTCGACCATCATCAGT
Above is a window of Fodinisporobacter ferrooxydans DNA encoding:
- a CDS encoding DUF5132 domain-containing protein gives rise to the protein MIQRSVERLIVGAALAVTGSILLPVIKEVIKPVSGMGGKSFSDLRERGQYMMQIAREEVEDIVAEAQFERMRKKIDREIGGMQ
- a CDS encoding HMA2 domain-containing protein translates to MQQKEARLIRAIPGRVRFIVCHLKGNRVLAAHMTKHLQRVEGIQHVECSVITGTLLVRYDVRLLSIQDMEREVQAVHRHNKIPSDMTVGWRETAAFSELSPIRKDMLAAGLMHQGKTFADHSLRTNPKVPLPLMISVAGLGFLTIKQMMVGRTALASSPALFYLSGILSIVSGYSFVNRGVKRFLRDRQIPMDVLLGTGVLVFGLLRENLVVLAGLSLLQYVNWKQQQLACYPAQQPIVPKDIREYIEKTSKRGFLFAAMTLGMTGNPLFGLGILLAANPRPVLVATDYAWKQAEVVSMQRGYMIPKDGSLEQLSRTKTIVFEDTALMFEPQKTQVQCMSYGDEQEVWSLAAAVLEKTGHFWRDAVMKKALESGKTIRTAFAVKQTQEGVTVQISGMTVYCGTIKFMKQHQVNIQAYQLETKRLQKLGYEVILLGKQVADERTCIGILIAPTNSFTKEFQQLRELAQQQNWNIGVIENQMNIDTGILIRNNIVTSWLTNDIDQLEQRLQSENNLGNEIVLVKKQLGTREHSSPYVRCVPSIDITQVNDLYHAVVYANRMKQVVYEHLAITKVWNVVGSVLAVPLTMYGAPIANIMSDSISLIFLSRAKRISETATA
- a CDS encoding cation-translocating P-type ATPase — translated: MKQNRDGGKRCLHQLPGRIRIFVKGVQGHDQTAAELDTYCSRISGVIGASASSRTGRVLLYFDEHVIPGEILIQKILEFEHVLEFEQRRIEEAAETCVAACAERLATDGALAQKPAWYAMSAEEILERLQSHSRSGLSTREVESRYQFFGKNEIPEPVSPPWYQTFLKQFFNFTTFTMVSIAALPIFFGRFRDTAGVLMLLGINAVISTYQQQKAQKDVRSLKQLSIHQAKAVRDRKETVIPANQLVPGDIIILEAGDRVPADAILLECWNVEADESSLTGESVPVAKAESICCETDTPLAERKNMVFMGTILTRGRAHGIVVATGADTEIGKLIIGLQQVKNRPTPLQKKLTVVAKTIVITALAIAGVVVGLRFMQGYPIAETLLTGVSVATTAISEGLPIMITVCLVAGMRRMVRHKALVKEMSALETLAKVDVICTDKTGTLTKNEMTVKTIVQNQHKWHVTGDGYQLSGSIVDENQRQVRVHPSHPLYWISTLAALCNDAELGESRASGASGGSVQKAVSIQGDPTEAALLIAAGKAGVDAKQCRSHFRRVREIPFDSDRRRMTVVCRNRNGEYIVCTKGSVDVVLGSCDFMQQDKEIEQLDEKSRAGILKQEYDLGKQAMRVLGIAFKSLDRDPHTLSPEELESGLTWAGMFAMKDPPREHVSESIAVCLKAGLHVVMITGDHPVTAEAIGRELGLIQGDSQVLTGRELESLSDEELLGAIQGVRIFSRVAPTDKQRIVAAYQQLGKHVAMIGDGVNDVPALKQADVGIALGTGTDAAKEASSMVLTNNDFSAVVKAIRQGRSVLGNIRSTIGYVFLGNLSEVFYAAMVVVAGLPLALMPMQMMFMNMLTDSLPTLLLTIGHPSVKHDCSVATPLSNVKDIFDRSFLSRVTASGLIVGGLTTITFLAMNGVTGNLPLASTMALAVLCIGKLLQVSYWRRASVGTDDAKLDSLMKFTLALGITGLLAAIYVPSLRFVFHSVPLGFTHWGIVIGAVLLGTKLTRPFASYIERKWPQTQSSINECSTIPSSDVAVA